One window from the genome of Thermoplasmata archaeon encodes:
- a CDS encoding acetate--CoA ligase, with translation MTGESPIVRQLQAEAAANPDAFWARAADELPWFRRWDRVFEWTFPTFRWFQGARTNLAYNCLDVHVGRGQGGKPALVYVNERGERQSFSYGELTDHVKRIAAALRGIGIQRGDRITLYMPTCPEAIMLMLASARIGAIHSVVFAGFGSGALADRIRASASRCVFTADVAYRKGRDIPLKEIVDGALDTPAISVERVVVLRRATTAIPWSAGRDLDWSEFLTGGTGLDDGYAEMEANEPAFILATSGTTAKPKLAVHSQGAYQVYIHAMGRWCFGLKPADIWWSTSDIGWIVGHSYIVYAPLLSGCTTIAYEGALDHPSPETAWRIIQELRVTGIFTSPTAVRLLMRYGETPARAFDLSSLERIVCAGEVLNAPAWEWLQKGVLEDRVPVIDHMWQTETGGPIFGNPYGLGMLVIKPGSAGVALPGIEAAVVTPDGKPCGPGEKGIIVLKRPFPGLIATVWGDPDRYGREYWGRIPGVYYTGDSAHLDEDGYIWFAGRADEIIKIAAHRIGTIEVETAFLKHPAVTEAGVTGRPDPVRGEVISAFVALKQGFQPSPQLRQELLETVRRELGPVAVVGEVHFVHQLPKTRSGKIMRRVFRAVVLDRDPGDISTIEDEGSVAEARQAWNELRAEMGATSANSNPKALTENEREHGRDGGPS, from the coding sequence ATGACGGGCGAAAGTCCGATCGTTCGTCAGTTGCAAGCGGAGGCCGCTGCCAATCCGGACGCCTTCTGGGCCCGCGCGGCCGACGAACTTCCCTGGTTCCGTCGATGGGACCGGGTGTTCGAATGGACGTTCCCCACGTTTCGGTGGTTTCAGGGCGCCCGTACGAATCTCGCGTACAATTGCTTGGATGTCCATGTGGGCCGGGGACAGGGGGGCAAGCCGGCCCTCGTGTACGTGAACGAGCGGGGCGAACGGCAGAGCTTCAGCTACGGCGAGCTGACCGATCACGTCAAGCGAATCGCGGCGGCCCTCCGCGGGATCGGCATCCAACGGGGGGATCGCATCACGCTCTACATGCCCACGTGTCCGGAGGCGATCATGCTGATGCTTGCATCCGCGCGAATCGGGGCGATCCATTCCGTGGTCTTCGCGGGATTTGGGTCCGGGGCACTCGCGGATCGCATCCGTGCCAGCGCCTCCCGTTGCGTGTTCACGGCCGACGTCGCCTACCGGAAGGGTCGGGACATCCCGCTCAAGGAAATCGTGGACGGCGCGCTCGATACGCCCGCGATCTCCGTCGAACGCGTCGTCGTCTTGCGCCGCGCGACGACTGCGATCCCATGGAGCGCGGGACGAGACCTCGACTGGTCGGAATTCCTGACGGGCGGGACGGGCCTCGATGACGGCTACGCGGAGATGGAGGCGAACGAGCCCGCGTTCATCCTCGCCACGTCCGGGACGACGGCGAAACCGAAGCTGGCGGTCCACAGCCAGGGGGCCTATCAGGTCTACATTCACGCAATGGGGCGCTGGTGTTTCGGCCTGAAACCCGCGGACATCTGGTGGTCCACCTCCGACATCGGGTGGATCGTCGGCCACAGTTACATCGTCTACGCGCCCCTGTTGAGCGGATGCACGACGATCGCGTACGAGGGGGCGCTGGATCATCCCAGTCCCGAGACGGCCTGGCGGATCATCCAGGAGCTCCGCGTCACGGGGATCTTCACGTCTCCGACCGCCGTTCGCCTGTTGATGCGGTATGGTGAGACCCCGGCCCGAGCGTTCGACCTTTCTTCTTTGGAACGGATCGTTTGCGCGGGAGAGGTGCTGAACGCGCCGGCGTGGGAGTGGCTCCAGAAGGGCGTCCTTGAGGACCGCGTTCCGGTGATCGACCACATGTGGCAAACGGAGACGGGCGGTCCCATCTTCGGCAACCCCTATGGACTCGGAATGCTGGTGATCAAACCCGGCTCCGCGGGAGTCGCCCTGCCGGGAATCGAGGCGGCGGTCGTCACACCAGACGGGAAGCCGTGCGGGCCCGGAGAGAAGGGGATCATCGTCCTGAAGCGTCCCTTCCCCGGCCTCATCGCGACCGTGTGGGGGGACCCCGATCGGTACGGTCGCGAGTACTGGGGCCGAATCCCGGGCGTGTACTACACCGGCGACTCCGCCCACCTCGACGAGGACGGCTACATCTGGTTCGCGGGCCGCGCGGACGAAATCATCAAGATCGCCGCCCACCGGATCGGGACGATCGAGGTCGAGACCGCGTTCCTCAAGCATCCCGCGGTCACCGAGGCCGGCGTGACCGGACGGCCCGATCCCGTTCGAGGCGAGGTGATCTCGGCCTTCGTGGCCCTCAAGCAAGGATTCCAGCCCTCCCCCCAACTGCGGCAGGAGCTGCTCGAGACGGTGCGCCGAGAACTCGGGCCCGTGGCCGTCGTGGGGGAGGTGCACTTCGTCCATCAGCTCCCGAAGACCCGGAGCGGGAAGATTATGCGACGGGTGTTCCGGGCCGTCGTCTTGGATCGGGACCCGGGCGACATCAGCACGATCGAGGACGAAGGCTCGGTGGCGGAGGCTCGACAGGCGTGGAATGAGCTCCGGGCCGAGATGGGCGCGACCTCCGCGAATTCGAATCCAAAAGCCCTCACGGAAAACGAACGGGAACACGGAAGAGACGGAGGCCCGAGTTAG
- a CDS encoding cupredoxin family copper-binding protein: MPEGTAQNPSQGSKPFAVWVVAGGTIFAAVLLLGIFLAIPFVSTAGPAYYSALPFFVLFFVVLVVPASFAWREKRWAYLATAIVALVIAVLSFAPNALSNPADTDFAWDVLMVPILLLVAGFGILAFRAAKTGLRQKPYLASVHSSGGLLTLAVAGFVVGMLIAGAIGAGVILRMIPEIPADIEIVPDAINVPIAYSPNVFTVSVGATVTWINRDMTAHTVTSNVTGQFDSGTMTTGQTWGFTFTQAGTYYYFCTFHPQMTGTIVVQ, encoded by the coding sequence ATGCCGGAGGGAACGGCGCAAAATCCGAGCCAGGGGTCGAAGCCCTTTGCCGTGTGGGTCGTCGCGGGCGGCACCATCTTTGCGGCGGTCCTGCTGCTGGGGATCTTCCTCGCGATCCCTTTCGTGAGCACGGCGGGCCCTGCCTACTACTCTGCTCTGCCCTTCTTCGTCCTCTTCTTCGTCGTCCTCGTCGTCCCCGCGTCCTTCGCTTGGAGAGAGAAGCGCTGGGCCTATCTCGCCACCGCGATCGTTGCCCTCGTGATCGCTGTCCTCTCGTTCGCGCCGAACGCCCTTTCGAACCCCGCGGACACGGATTTCGCGTGGGACGTCCTCATGGTACCAATTCTCCTGCTGGTCGCCGGGTTTGGAATCCTCGCGTTCCGTGCCGCGAAGACAGGCCTCCGCCAGAAGCCCTACCTCGCGTCCGTGCACTCCTCGGGCGGGCTGCTCACCCTTGCGGTCGCTGGCTTCGTCGTCGGGATGCTCATCGCCGGTGCGATCGGCGCCGGCGTGATCCTGAGGATGATCCCCGAAATCCCGGCGGACATCGAAATTGTCCCGGACGCCATCAACGTCCCGATCGCATACAGCCCGAATGTCTTCACCGTCTCCGTGGGCGCTACGGTCACGTGGATCAACAGAGACATGACCGCTCACACGGTAACGAGCAACGTCACGGGGCAATTCGACTCCGGCACAATGACCACCGGACAGACGTGGGGCTTCACCTTCACGCAGGCGGGGACGTATTACTACTTCTGCACGTTCCACCCCCAGATGACGGGCACGATTGTCGTCCAATAA